CAGCCCTCGGGCGAAAAAAGCCTTTATTGCCATTAACTGTGGTGCATTGCCGGAACAGTTGCTGGAGTCTGAATTATTCGGCCATGCCAAAGGTGCGTTTACCGGTGCGGTCAGTAGCCGTGAAGGGCTATTTCAGGCCGCAGAAGGCGGCACGCTGTTTTTAGACGAAATTGGCGATATGCCACTGTCTTTACAGGTTAAATTACTGCGAGTGTTGCAAGAGCGCAAAGTGCGCCCACTGGGCAGCAACCGTGATTTAAGCATCGATGTGCGGGTCATCTCAGCCACCCACCGTGATTTGCCTAAAGCCATGGCAAAAAATGAATTCCGCGAAGATCTCTACTATCGTTTGAATGTGGTGAATCTGAAGATCCCGGCGCTGCATGAGCGCTCAGAAGATATCCCGCTACTGGCTAATCATCTGTTACGTGAATCAGCTAAGCGGCATAAGCCATTTGTCCGCAGTTTCTCAACCGATGCCATGAAGCGGTTAATGACCGCCAGTTGGCCGGGGAACGTGCGCCAGTTGGTCAACGTGATTGAACAATGTGTCGCACTCACCTCGGCTCCGGTCATTAGTGAGGCACTGGTTGAGCAGGCGCTGGAAGGGGAAAATACGGCATTGCCAACCTTTGTTGAAGCCCGTAATCAGTTCGAATTGAATTATTTGCGTAAGTTGCTACAAATCACTACAGGTAATGTGACCCAGGCTGCCCGGATGGCAGGGCGTAACCGTA
The sequence above is drawn from the Yersinia intermedia genome and encodes:
- the glrR gene encoding two-component system response regulator GlrR; its protein translation is MTPRKPANLLLVDDDPSLLKLLGMRLTSEGFNVTTAESGQEALRLLMREKIDLVISDLRMDEMDGMALFVEIQKHQPGMPVIILTAHGSIPDAVAATQQGVFSFLTKPVDRDALYKAIDAALELSIPAGDDTWREEIVTRSPVMLRLLEQAKMVAQSDVSVLIIGQSGTGKEVLAQAIHAASPRAKKAFIAINCGALPEQLLESELFGHAKGAFTGAVSSREGLFQAAEGGTLFLDEIGDMPLSLQVKLLRVLQERKVRPLGSNRDLSIDVRVISATHRDLPKAMAKNEFREDLYYRLNVVNLKIPALHERSEDIPLLANHLLRESAKRHKPFVRSFSTDAMKRLMTASWPGNVRQLVNVIEQCVALTSAPVISEALVEQALEGENTALPTFVEARNQFELNYLRKLLQITTGNVTQAARMAGRNRTEFYKLLSRHELDANDFKE